One Triticum dicoccoides isolate Atlit2015 ecotype Zavitan chromosome 5B, WEW_v2.0, whole genome shotgun sequence genomic window carries:
- the LOC119306976 gene encoding protein ALWAYS EARLY 2-like isoform X3, with translation MSSTRKVRNVNKRYAKINEDWPEKDATVVQKNKVRKKKLSDLGSQWSKDELERFYAAYRKYGKDWRKVAGAVHDRTSDMVEALYNMNRAYLSLPEGTATAAGLIAMMTDHYNILDGSNSDHESNGSPKTSRKPQKRGRAKLQSVSKASDTRYPDLLQSQPASSSYGCLSLLKKKRSGDLFVGNKPRAVGKRTPRVPVASMYHRDDKAGPSNRQAKPDANNGDEEGALAALALAEVCQRGSPQVSQTSGRSSGQLFLSPGKSIDRKNADSEMGSSKMHGFQVDTDYPEGSLGSREAETADYPKDASYFLNNEGSASGKSKPKVKRSQKRRKKAAHKTDDQFEDDREACSGTEEGCSSRKAKDISELDVFGSKGSWPSNKSNKRSRQLFFGDELSALDALHTLADISVNILQPSSIAESESSAQFKDGSKDNESDDKPSVPAAVSLFDKKDKPRKTKKIKRQSEIASNEVVTRKKARLSKDHHHDGSTSEVKQDDCKCGVKMEKKKRKSSTLKISKDEKNTLKDSEKTEASAEEGKVSSNKGRHAHVSPVSKQNKSKAQESSPAHADFGKEAMDAVDTTENAITQQSDSASKSKSRRKLGILKALAPESKPAEGADDSCDNVSYPVNNAIELKDKLSHCLSSRFLRRWCMSEWFYSAIDYPWFAKSEFVEYLNHVKLGHVPRLTRVEWGVIRSSLGKPRRLSKQFLQEEREKLSQYRESVRQHYAELQSGVREGLPTDLARPLAVGQRVIACHPKTRELHDGSVLTVDRNRCRVQFDRPELGVEFVMDIDCMPLHPLENFPESLRRQNIVNKYYSSFSEVKFEDRSKEYGGGGAPRFIPNAKTTANEATVAAHQAMYGQPCTLSQIQEREADIRALAELSRALDKKEALLVELRHMNEEVSGKQKDGEIIRDLEHFRKQYAMVLVQLRDSNDHVASALLCLRQRNTFHGQPTQSYPNKSTENGGAFNRTPDPSSNLFGYINQESGSQVMEIIETSRSKAKTMVDVAVQAMCKVSEGENAFAKIGEALDNLNLRGTGSGSSILGIRRIPPDSGQANSDNCAAGRFDPAAAANNISSPRVLPNGSDSDAQFPSELISSCVATILMIQNCTEKQYHPAEVAHILDSALSRLQPCSSQNVPIFREIEMCMGIIKNQMLALIPTPSG, from the exons ATGTCTTCCACAAGAAAAGTGAGAAATGTAAACAAGCGCTATGCCAAAATTAATGAAGATTGGCCGGAAAAGGATGCAACAGTTGTACAGAAAAATAAAGTGCGA AAGAAGAAACTATCTGACCTTGGTTCTCAGTGGAGCAAAGATGAGTTGGAGCGCTTCTATGCAGCTTATAGAAAATATGGAAAAGATTGGAGGAAG GTGGCTGGTGCTGTCCATGATAGAACATCTGATATGGTGGAGGCTCTTTACAACATGAATAGG GCATATTTGTCTCTTCCAGAGGGAACTGCTACTGCTGCAGGGTTGATAGCGATGATGACCGATCACTATAATATTCTG GATGGGAGTAACAGTGATCATGAGAGTAACGGTTCACCAAAAACTTCTAGGAAGCCACAAAAGCGTGGCCGTGCAAAGCTTCAGTCTGTGTCGAAGGCATCTGATACACGTTACCCTGATCTATTGCAATCTCAGCCTGCTTCATCGAGCTATGGATGCCTTTCTTTGTTGAAGAAGAAACGTTCTGGAG ACTTGTTTGTAGGTAACAAGCCCCGTGCTGTTGGAAAAAGGACTCCACGAGTGCCTGTTGCAAGCATGTACCACCGAGATGACAAGGCAGGTCCATCAAATAGACAAGCAAAACCAGATGCTAATAATGGTGATGAAGAAGGTGCTCTAGCTGCTTTAGCTCTGGCGGAGGTCTGTCAAAGAGGCTCACCTCAGGTTTCTCAAACATCTGGAAGATCCAGTGGTCAATTGTTCCTGTCTCCTGGTAAAAGTATCGACAGAAAA AATGCAGATTCAGAGATGGGAAGTTCAAAGATGCATGGATTTCAGGTAGACACTGATTATCCAGAAGGTAGCTTAGGAAGCAGGGAAGCAGAGACTGCGGACTATCCCAAAGATGCTTCCTATTTTCTGAATAACGAAGGTTCTGCGTCTGGCAAGTCTAAGCCAAAAGTGAAGAGGTCGCAAAAGAGAAGAAAGAAAGCTGCACACAAAACAGACGATCAATTCGAGGATGACAGAGAGGCTTGCAGTGGCACCGAAGAAGGGTGTAGTTCCAGAAAGGCCAAGGATATATCAGAATTGGATGTATTTGGAAGTAAAGGTTCATGGCCATCTAACAAATCAAACAAAAGAAGCCGCCAACTATTTTTTGGCG ATGAATTGTCAGCTCTCGACGCGTTACATACATTAGCTGATATCTCTGTGAATATTCTACAACCTTCTTCTATCGCTGAATCTG AATCATCGGCACAGTTTAAGGATGGAAGCAAAGACAATGAATCTGATGATAAGCCTAGTGTGCCTGCAGCAGTATCATTATTTGACAAAAAAGATAAGCCCAGAAAAACAAAAAAGATCAAAAGGCAGTCAGAAATTGCAAGCAACGAGGTGGTTACCAGGAAAAAAGCTAGACTTTCTAAAGATCACCATCATGACGGGAGTACTTCTGAAGTAAAGCAGGATGATTGTAAATGTGGTGTTAAAatggagaaaaagaaaagaaagtctTCCACATTGAAG ATCTCCAAAGATGAGAAGAATACACTAAAAGATAGTGAGAAGACCGAG GCTTCTGCTGAAGAAGGGAAGGTATCTTCGAATAAAGGCAGGCATGCTCATGTTAGTCCAGTTTCAAAACAAAACAAGTCCAAAGCACAGGAAAGTTCTCCAGCACATGCTGATTTTGGAAAAGAAGCCATGGATGCGGTGGACACGACAGAAAATGCAATAACTCAGCAATCGGACTCGGCATCGAAGTCTAAAAGCCGGCGCAAGTTAGGCATTTTGAAAGCACTTGCTCCAGAGAGCAAGCCTGCTGAGGGCGCTGACGATTCGTGCGATAATGTTTCCTACCCAGTGAATAACGCTATTGAACTCAAG GACAAGCTCTCTCACTGCTTATCTTCACGTTTCCTCCGGAGATGGTGCATGTCTGAGTGGTTCTATAGTGCAATTGATTATCCATGGTTTGCGAAGAGTGAATTTGTGGAGTACTTGAATCATGTAAAGCTGGGTCATGTACCAAGGCTGACTCGTGTCGAGTGGGGTGTTATAAGGAG TTCTCTTGGAAAGCCACGTCGATTGTCAAAGCAGTTTTTACAAGAGGAGAGGGAAAAGCTTTCTCAGTATCGCGAGTCAGTCAGACAACACTATGCTGAGCTTCAGTCTGGTGTTCGAGAAGGTTTACCAACTGATCTTGCTCGGCCCTTAGCAGTTGGGCAGCGCGTTATAGCCTGTCATCCCAAAACAAGAGAACTTCATGATGGGAGTGTTTTGACTGTCGACCGTAATCGCTGTCGGGTTCAATTTGATCGTCCGGAGCTGGGTGTTGAGTTTGTGATG GATATTGATTGTATGCCGTTACACCCACTGGAAAATTTCCCCGAGTCTCTCAGACGCCAAAATATCGTGAATAAATACTACAGCAGCTTCTCAGAAGTAAAGTTCGAGGATCGGTCCAAAGAGTATGGTGGTGGAGGTGCACCAAGGTTCATACCAAAT GCCAAAACCACAGCAAACGAGGCTACAGTTGCTGCACATCAGGCAATGTACGGCCAGCCATGTACGCTGTCACAGATTCAGGAAAGAGAAGCAGATATAAGGGCTCTTGCTGAACTATCGCGTGCTCTTGATAAGAAG GAAGCCTTGCTGGTAGAGTTGAGGCACATGAACGAAGAAGTGTCTGGAAAGCAAAAGGATGGGGAAATTATTAGAGATTTGGAGCACTTCAGGAAGCAATACGCCATGGTTCTTGTACAGCTGAGAGATTCGAATGATCAT GTGGCTTCAGCCTTGCTTTGTCTGCGGCAACGGAACACATTTCATGGGCAGCCAACGCAGTCATATCCTAATAAATCCACGGAAAATGGTGGAGCTTTTAACAGAACACCAGACCCATCCAGTAACCTTTTTGGTTATATTAATCAGGAGTCTGGATCCCAAGTGATGGAAATTATTGAGACTTCAAGGTCCAAAGCTAAAACGATGGTTGATGTCGCTGTTCAG GCAATGTGTAAAGTAAGCGAAGGAGAGAACGCTTTTGCCAAGATAGGGGAAGCACTAGACAATCTGAACCTCCGTGGCACCGGCTCTGGTTCTAGCATACTAGGCATAAGGCGGATACCACCCGATTCGGGGCAGGCGAATTCAGATAACTGCGCCGCTGGCCGTTTCGACCCTGCTGCAGCAGCCAATAACATTTCCAGTCCAAGAGTACTGCCCAACGGCAGcgactccgatgcccagttcccgtCGGAGCTGATTTCGTCCTGTGTAGCGACCATCCTCATGATTCAG AACTGCACGGAGAAGCAGTACCACCCCGCGGAGGTGGCGCACATCCTCGACTCGGCGCTGTCGCGGCTGCAGCCGTGCAGCTCGCAGAACGTGCCCATCTTCAGGGAGATCGAGATGTGCATGGGTATCATCAAGAACCAGATGCTGGCGCTGATACCCACCCCTAGTGGCTAA
- the LOC119306976 gene encoding protein ALWAYS EARLY 2-like isoform X1 — translation MSSTRKVRNVNKRYAKINEDWPEKDATVVQKNKVRKKKLSDLGSQWSKDELERFYAAYRKYGKDWRKVAGAVHDRTSDMVEALYNMNRAYLSLPEGTATAAGLIAMMTDHYNILDGSNSDHESNGSPKTSRKPQKRGRAKLQSVSKASDTRYPDLLQSQPASSSYGCLSLLKKKRSGDLFVGNKPRAVGKRTPRVPVASMYHRDDKAGPSNRQAKPDANNGDEEGALAALALAEVCQRGSPQVSQTSGRSSGQLFLSPGKSIDRKNADSEMGSSKMHGFQVDTDYPEGSLGSREAETADYPKDASYFLNNEGSASGKSKPKVKRSQKRRKKAAHKTDDQFEDDREACSGTEEGCSSRKAKDISELDVFGSKGSWPSNKSNKRSRQLFFGDELSALDALHTLADISVNILQPSSIAESESSAQFKDGSKDNESDDKPSVPAAVSLFDKKDKPRKTKKIKRQSEIASNEVVTRKKARLSKDHHHDGSTSEVKQDDCKCGVKMEKKKRKSSTLKISKDEKNTLKDSEKTEASAEEGKVSSNKGRHAHVSPVSKQNKSKAQESSPAHADFGKEAMDAVDTTENAITQQSDSASKSKSRRKLGILKALAPESKPAEGADDSCDNVSYPVNNAIELKDKLSHCLSSRFLRRWCMSEWFYSAIDYPWFAKSEFVEYLNHVKLGHVPRLTRVEWGVIRSSLGKPRRLSKQFLQEEREKLSQYRESVRQHYAELQSGVREGLPTDLARPLAVGQRVIACHPKTRELHDGSVLTVDRNRCRVQFDRPELGVEFVMDIDCMPLHPLENFPESLRRQNIVNKYYSSFSEVKFEDRSKEYGGGGAPRFIPNGDAFDSTAQAKTTANEATVAAHQAMYGQPCTLSQIQEREADIRALAELSRALDKKEALLVELRHMNEEVSGKQKDGEIIRDLEHFRKQYAMVLVQLRDSNDHVASALLCLRQRNTFHGQPTQSYPNKSTENGGAFNRTPDPSSNLFGYINQESGSQVMEIIETSRSKAKTMVDVAVQAMCKVSEGENAFAKIGEALDNLNLRGTGSGSSILGIRRIPPDSGQANSDNCAAGRFDPAAAANNISSPRVLPNGSDSDAQFPSELISSCVATILMIQNCTEKQYHPAEVAHILDSALSRLQPCSSQNVPIFREIEMCMGIIKNQMLALIPTPSG, via the exons ATGTCTTCCACAAGAAAAGTGAGAAATGTAAACAAGCGCTATGCCAAAATTAATGAAGATTGGCCGGAAAAGGATGCAACAGTTGTACAGAAAAATAAAGTGCGA AAGAAGAAACTATCTGACCTTGGTTCTCAGTGGAGCAAAGATGAGTTGGAGCGCTTCTATGCAGCTTATAGAAAATATGGAAAAGATTGGAGGAAG GTGGCTGGTGCTGTCCATGATAGAACATCTGATATGGTGGAGGCTCTTTACAACATGAATAGG GCATATTTGTCTCTTCCAGAGGGAACTGCTACTGCTGCAGGGTTGATAGCGATGATGACCGATCACTATAATATTCTG GATGGGAGTAACAGTGATCATGAGAGTAACGGTTCACCAAAAACTTCTAGGAAGCCACAAAAGCGTGGCCGTGCAAAGCTTCAGTCTGTGTCGAAGGCATCTGATACACGTTACCCTGATCTATTGCAATCTCAGCCTGCTTCATCGAGCTATGGATGCCTTTCTTTGTTGAAGAAGAAACGTTCTGGAG ACTTGTTTGTAGGTAACAAGCCCCGTGCTGTTGGAAAAAGGACTCCACGAGTGCCTGTTGCAAGCATGTACCACCGAGATGACAAGGCAGGTCCATCAAATAGACAAGCAAAACCAGATGCTAATAATGGTGATGAAGAAGGTGCTCTAGCTGCTTTAGCTCTGGCGGAGGTCTGTCAAAGAGGCTCACCTCAGGTTTCTCAAACATCTGGAAGATCCAGTGGTCAATTGTTCCTGTCTCCTGGTAAAAGTATCGACAGAAAA AATGCAGATTCAGAGATGGGAAGTTCAAAGATGCATGGATTTCAGGTAGACACTGATTATCCAGAAGGTAGCTTAGGAAGCAGGGAAGCAGAGACTGCGGACTATCCCAAAGATGCTTCCTATTTTCTGAATAACGAAGGTTCTGCGTCTGGCAAGTCTAAGCCAAAAGTGAAGAGGTCGCAAAAGAGAAGAAAGAAAGCTGCACACAAAACAGACGATCAATTCGAGGATGACAGAGAGGCTTGCAGTGGCACCGAAGAAGGGTGTAGTTCCAGAAAGGCCAAGGATATATCAGAATTGGATGTATTTGGAAGTAAAGGTTCATGGCCATCTAACAAATCAAACAAAAGAAGCCGCCAACTATTTTTTGGCG ATGAATTGTCAGCTCTCGACGCGTTACATACATTAGCTGATATCTCTGTGAATATTCTACAACCTTCTTCTATCGCTGAATCTG AATCATCGGCACAGTTTAAGGATGGAAGCAAAGACAATGAATCTGATGATAAGCCTAGTGTGCCTGCAGCAGTATCATTATTTGACAAAAAAGATAAGCCCAGAAAAACAAAAAAGATCAAAAGGCAGTCAGAAATTGCAAGCAACGAGGTGGTTACCAGGAAAAAAGCTAGACTTTCTAAAGATCACCATCATGACGGGAGTACTTCTGAAGTAAAGCAGGATGATTGTAAATGTGGTGTTAAAatggagaaaaagaaaagaaagtctTCCACATTGAAG ATCTCCAAAGATGAGAAGAATACACTAAAAGATAGTGAGAAGACCGAG GCTTCTGCTGAAGAAGGGAAGGTATCTTCGAATAAAGGCAGGCATGCTCATGTTAGTCCAGTTTCAAAACAAAACAAGTCCAAAGCACAGGAAAGTTCTCCAGCACATGCTGATTTTGGAAAAGAAGCCATGGATGCGGTGGACACGACAGAAAATGCAATAACTCAGCAATCGGACTCGGCATCGAAGTCTAAAAGCCGGCGCAAGTTAGGCATTTTGAAAGCACTTGCTCCAGAGAGCAAGCCTGCTGAGGGCGCTGACGATTCGTGCGATAATGTTTCCTACCCAGTGAATAACGCTATTGAACTCAAG GACAAGCTCTCTCACTGCTTATCTTCACGTTTCCTCCGGAGATGGTGCATGTCTGAGTGGTTCTATAGTGCAATTGATTATCCATGGTTTGCGAAGAGTGAATTTGTGGAGTACTTGAATCATGTAAAGCTGGGTCATGTACCAAGGCTGACTCGTGTCGAGTGGGGTGTTATAAGGAG TTCTCTTGGAAAGCCACGTCGATTGTCAAAGCAGTTTTTACAAGAGGAGAGGGAAAAGCTTTCTCAGTATCGCGAGTCAGTCAGACAACACTATGCTGAGCTTCAGTCTGGTGTTCGAGAAGGTTTACCAACTGATCTTGCTCGGCCCTTAGCAGTTGGGCAGCGCGTTATAGCCTGTCATCCCAAAACAAGAGAACTTCATGATGGGAGTGTTTTGACTGTCGACCGTAATCGCTGTCGGGTTCAATTTGATCGTCCGGAGCTGGGTGTTGAGTTTGTGATG GATATTGATTGTATGCCGTTACACCCACTGGAAAATTTCCCCGAGTCTCTCAGACGCCAAAATATCGTGAATAAATACTACAGCAGCTTCTCAGAAGTAAAGTTCGAGGATCGGTCCAAAGAGTATGGTGGTGGAGGTGCACCAAGGTTCATACCAAAT GGGGATGCATTCGATTCGACTGCACAGGCCAAAACCACAGCAAACGAGGCTACAGTTGCTGCACATCAGGCAATGTACGGCCAGCCATGTACGCTGTCACAGATTCAGGAAAGAGAAGCAGATATAAGGGCTCTTGCTGAACTATCGCGTGCTCTTGATAAGAAG GAAGCCTTGCTGGTAGAGTTGAGGCACATGAACGAAGAAGTGTCTGGAAAGCAAAAGGATGGGGAAATTATTAGAGATTTGGAGCACTTCAGGAAGCAATACGCCATGGTTCTTGTACAGCTGAGAGATTCGAATGATCAT GTGGCTTCAGCCTTGCTTTGTCTGCGGCAACGGAACACATTTCATGGGCAGCCAACGCAGTCATATCCTAATAAATCCACGGAAAATGGTGGAGCTTTTAACAGAACACCAGACCCATCCAGTAACCTTTTTGGTTATATTAATCAGGAGTCTGGATCCCAAGTGATGGAAATTATTGAGACTTCAAGGTCCAAAGCTAAAACGATGGTTGATGTCGCTGTTCAG GCAATGTGTAAAGTAAGCGAAGGAGAGAACGCTTTTGCCAAGATAGGGGAAGCACTAGACAATCTGAACCTCCGTGGCACCGGCTCTGGTTCTAGCATACTAGGCATAAGGCGGATACCACCCGATTCGGGGCAGGCGAATTCAGATAACTGCGCCGCTGGCCGTTTCGACCCTGCTGCAGCAGCCAATAACATTTCCAGTCCAAGAGTACTGCCCAACGGCAGcgactccgatgcccagttcccgtCGGAGCTGATTTCGTCCTGTGTAGCGACCATCCTCATGATTCAG AACTGCACGGAGAAGCAGTACCACCCCGCGGAGGTGGCGCACATCCTCGACTCGGCGCTGTCGCGGCTGCAGCCGTGCAGCTCGCAGAACGTGCCCATCTTCAGGGAGATCGAGATGTGCATGGGTATCATCAAGAACCAGATGCTGGCGCTGATACCCACCCCTAGTGGCTAA
- the LOC119306976 gene encoding protein ALWAYS EARLY 2-like isoform X2 gives MSSTRKVRNVNKRYAKINEDWPEKDATVVQKNKVRKKKLSDLGSQWSKDELERFYAAYRKYGKDWRKVAGAVHDRTSDMVEALYNMNRAYLSLPEGTATAAGLIAMMTDHYNILDGSNSDHESNGSPKTSRKPQKRGRAKLQSVSKASDTRYPDLLQSQPASSSYGCLSLLKKKRSGGNKPRAVGKRTPRVPVASMYHRDDKAGPSNRQAKPDANNGDEEGALAALALAEVCQRGSPQVSQTSGRSSGQLFLSPGKSIDRKNADSEMGSSKMHGFQVDTDYPEGSLGSREAETADYPKDASYFLNNEGSASGKSKPKVKRSQKRRKKAAHKTDDQFEDDREACSGTEEGCSSRKAKDISELDVFGSKGSWPSNKSNKRSRQLFFGDELSALDALHTLADISVNILQPSSIAESESSAQFKDGSKDNESDDKPSVPAAVSLFDKKDKPRKTKKIKRQSEIASNEVVTRKKARLSKDHHHDGSTSEVKQDDCKCGVKMEKKKRKSSTLKISKDEKNTLKDSEKTEASAEEGKVSSNKGRHAHVSPVSKQNKSKAQESSPAHADFGKEAMDAVDTTENAITQQSDSASKSKSRRKLGILKALAPESKPAEGADDSCDNVSYPVNNAIELKDKLSHCLSSRFLRRWCMSEWFYSAIDYPWFAKSEFVEYLNHVKLGHVPRLTRVEWGVIRSSLGKPRRLSKQFLQEEREKLSQYRESVRQHYAELQSGVREGLPTDLARPLAVGQRVIACHPKTRELHDGSVLTVDRNRCRVQFDRPELGVEFVMDIDCMPLHPLENFPESLRRQNIVNKYYSSFSEVKFEDRSKEYGGGGAPRFIPNGDAFDSTAQAKTTANEATVAAHQAMYGQPCTLSQIQEREADIRALAELSRALDKKEALLVELRHMNEEVSGKQKDGEIIRDLEHFRKQYAMVLVQLRDSNDHVASALLCLRQRNTFHGQPTQSYPNKSTENGGAFNRTPDPSSNLFGYINQESGSQVMEIIETSRSKAKTMVDVAVQAMCKVSEGENAFAKIGEALDNLNLRGTGSGSSILGIRRIPPDSGQANSDNCAAGRFDPAAAANNISSPRVLPNGSDSDAQFPSELISSCVATILMIQNCTEKQYHPAEVAHILDSALSRLQPCSSQNVPIFREIEMCMGIIKNQMLALIPTPSG, from the exons ATGTCTTCCACAAGAAAAGTGAGAAATGTAAACAAGCGCTATGCCAAAATTAATGAAGATTGGCCGGAAAAGGATGCAACAGTTGTACAGAAAAATAAAGTGCGA AAGAAGAAACTATCTGACCTTGGTTCTCAGTGGAGCAAAGATGAGTTGGAGCGCTTCTATGCAGCTTATAGAAAATATGGAAAAGATTGGAGGAAG GTGGCTGGTGCTGTCCATGATAGAACATCTGATATGGTGGAGGCTCTTTACAACATGAATAGG GCATATTTGTCTCTTCCAGAGGGAACTGCTACTGCTGCAGGGTTGATAGCGATGATGACCGATCACTATAATATTCTG GATGGGAGTAACAGTGATCATGAGAGTAACGGTTCACCAAAAACTTCTAGGAAGCCACAAAAGCGTGGCCGTGCAAAGCTTCAGTCTGTGTCGAAGGCATCTGATACACGTTACCCTGATCTATTGCAATCTCAGCCTGCTTCATCGAGCTATGGATGCCTTTCTTTGTTGAAGAAGAAACGTTCTGGAG GTAACAAGCCCCGTGCTGTTGGAAAAAGGACTCCACGAGTGCCTGTTGCAAGCATGTACCACCGAGATGACAAGGCAGGTCCATCAAATAGACAAGCAAAACCAGATGCTAATAATGGTGATGAAGAAGGTGCTCTAGCTGCTTTAGCTCTGGCGGAGGTCTGTCAAAGAGGCTCACCTCAGGTTTCTCAAACATCTGGAAGATCCAGTGGTCAATTGTTCCTGTCTCCTGGTAAAAGTATCGACAGAAAA AATGCAGATTCAGAGATGGGAAGTTCAAAGATGCATGGATTTCAGGTAGACACTGATTATCCAGAAGGTAGCTTAGGAAGCAGGGAAGCAGAGACTGCGGACTATCCCAAAGATGCTTCCTATTTTCTGAATAACGAAGGTTCTGCGTCTGGCAAGTCTAAGCCAAAAGTGAAGAGGTCGCAAAAGAGAAGAAAGAAAGCTGCACACAAAACAGACGATCAATTCGAGGATGACAGAGAGGCTTGCAGTGGCACCGAAGAAGGGTGTAGTTCCAGAAAGGCCAAGGATATATCAGAATTGGATGTATTTGGAAGTAAAGGTTCATGGCCATCTAACAAATCAAACAAAAGAAGCCGCCAACTATTTTTTGGCG ATGAATTGTCAGCTCTCGACGCGTTACATACATTAGCTGATATCTCTGTGAATATTCTACAACCTTCTTCTATCGCTGAATCTG AATCATCGGCACAGTTTAAGGATGGAAGCAAAGACAATGAATCTGATGATAAGCCTAGTGTGCCTGCAGCAGTATCATTATTTGACAAAAAAGATAAGCCCAGAAAAACAAAAAAGATCAAAAGGCAGTCAGAAATTGCAAGCAACGAGGTGGTTACCAGGAAAAAAGCTAGACTTTCTAAAGATCACCATCATGACGGGAGTACTTCTGAAGTAAAGCAGGATGATTGTAAATGTGGTGTTAAAatggagaaaaagaaaagaaagtctTCCACATTGAAG ATCTCCAAAGATGAGAAGAATACACTAAAAGATAGTGAGAAGACCGAG GCTTCTGCTGAAGAAGGGAAGGTATCTTCGAATAAAGGCAGGCATGCTCATGTTAGTCCAGTTTCAAAACAAAACAAGTCCAAAGCACAGGAAAGTTCTCCAGCACATGCTGATTTTGGAAAAGAAGCCATGGATGCGGTGGACACGACAGAAAATGCAATAACTCAGCAATCGGACTCGGCATCGAAGTCTAAAAGCCGGCGCAAGTTAGGCATTTTGAAAGCACTTGCTCCAGAGAGCAAGCCTGCTGAGGGCGCTGACGATTCGTGCGATAATGTTTCCTACCCAGTGAATAACGCTATTGAACTCAAG GACAAGCTCTCTCACTGCTTATCTTCACGTTTCCTCCGGAGATGGTGCATGTCTGAGTGGTTCTATAGTGCAATTGATTATCCATGGTTTGCGAAGAGTGAATTTGTGGAGTACTTGAATCATGTAAAGCTGGGTCATGTACCAAGGCTGACTCGTGTCGAGTGGGGTGTTATAAGGAG TTCTCTTGGAAAGCCACGTCGATTGTCAAAGCAGTTTTTACAAGAGGAGAGGGAAAAGCTTTCTCAGTATCGCGAGTCAGTCAGACAACACTATGCTGAGCTTCAGTCTGGTGTTCGAGAAGGTTTACCAACTGATCTTGCTCGGCCCTTAGCAGTTGGGCAGCGCGTTATAGCCTGTCATCCCAAAACAAGAGAACTTCATGATGGGAGTGTTTTGACTGTCGACCGTAATCGCTGTCGGGTTCAATTTGATCGTCCGGAGCTGGGTGTTGAGTTTGTGATG GATATTGATTGTATGCCGTTACACCCACTGGAAAATTTCCCCGAGTCTCTCAGACGCCAAAATATCGTGAATAAATACTACAGCAGCTTCTCAGAAGTAAAGTTCGAGGATCGGTCCAAAGAGTATGGTGGTGGAGGTGCACCAAGGTTCATACCAAAT GGGGATGCATTCGATTCGACTGCACAGGCCAAAACCACAGCAAACGAGGCTACAGTTGCTGCACATCAGGCAATGTACGGCCAGCCATGTACGCTGTCACAGATTCAGGAAAGAGAAGCAGATATAAGGGCTCTTGCTGAACTATCGCGTGCTCTTGATAAGAAG GAAGCCTTGCTGGTAGAGTTGAGGCACATGAACGAAGAAGTGTCTGGAAAGCAAAAGGATGGGGAAATTATTAGAGATTTGGAGCACTTCAGGAAGCAATACGCCATGGTTCTTGTACAGCTGAGAGATTCGAATGATCAT GTGGCTTCAGCCTTGCTTTGTCTGCGGCAACGGAACACATTTCATGGGCAGCCAACGCAGTCATATCCTAATAAATCCACGGAAAATGGTGGAGCTTTTAACAGAACACCAGACCCATCCAGTAACCTTTTTGGTTATATTAATCAGGAGTCTGGATCCCAAGTGATGGAAATTATTGAGACTTCAAGGTCCAAAGCTAAAACGATGGTTGATGTCGCTGTTCAG GCAATGTGTAAAGTAAGCGAAGGAGAGAACGCTTTTGCCAAGATAGGGGAAGCACTAGACAATCTGAACCTCCGTGGCACCGGCTCTGGTTCTAGCATACTAGGCATAAGGCGGATACCACCCGATTCGGGGCAGGCGAATTCAGATAACTGCGCCGCTGGCCGTTTCGACCCTGCTGCAGCAGCCAATAACATTTCCAGTCCAAGAGTACTGCCCAACGGCAGcgactccgatgcccagttcccgtCGGAGCTGATTTCGTCCTGTGTAGCGACCATCCTCATGATTCAG AACTGCACGGAGAAGCAGTACCACCCCGCGGAGGTGGCGCACATCCTCGACTCGGCGCTGTCGCGGCTGCAGCCGTGCAGCTCGCAGAACGTGCCCATCTTCAGGGAGATCGAGATGTGCATGGGTATCATCAAGAACCAGATGCTGGCGCTGATACCCACCCCTAGTGGCTAA